A single Streptomyces mirabilis DNA region contains:
- a CDS encoding MAB_1171c family putative transporter codes for MDGSSYYVPAVAMGVALAVKAPTLIRGWRDPLLRSVGILLALACLVFLFAAPPTIAEVNDITGIPNVSAPLVYCLLSVFSASCLVLIIHWRGGPPEVTRRLSRRWITGYGVVSVALVVLYLLGDCPEERLRDLDTYYANTPFIREMIVLYLVALTVAGVAMNVMCWRWALQVDGWLRAGLLTIAVGFLFNVPYAATKFIAVVARWNGANLDGLSTDVAPVLASVGAQVSAVGFLLPLACQRIGDSWTTWSTYRRLGPLWRELRTVSAHADHAVRISWWSSAELQVTQRESDIHDGMLSLYPYFDSEVRSLAYDAAVTAGSEPAQAQAEADAAMVTAAVRARAADPEGRVISAAEAAPAASAEGPRDLVRMSMALRQSPVVAAVKGRAATRSESDFHEQSR; via the coding sequence ATGGACGGATCCAGCTACTACGTCCCGGCCGTCGCCATGGGCGTCGCCCTCGCCGTCAAGGCGCCCACCCTGATCCGCGGCTGGCGCGACCCGCTGCTGCGGTCGGTGGGCATCCTGCTGGCGCTGGCCTGTCTGGTGTTCCTCTTCGCTGCTCCGCCGACCATCGCCGAGGTCAATGACATCACCGGTATCCCCAACGTCTCGGCGCCCCTGGTCTACTGCCTGCTGAGCGTCTTCAGCGCGTCCTGTCTGGTGCTGATCATCCACTGGCGCGGCGGACCCCCCGAGGTCACCCGCCGGCTCTCCCGCCGCTGGATCACCGGGTACGGCGTCGTCAGCGTGGCGCTGGTCGTGCTCTACCTGCTCGGGGACTGCCCCGAGGAGCGCCTGCGGGACCTCGACACCTACTACGCGAACACCCCGTTCATCCGCGAGATGATCGTCCTCTACCTCGTGGCGCTGACCGTCGCGGGCGTCGCGATGAACGTCATGTGCTGGCGCTGGGCCCTTCAGGTGGACGGCTGGCTGCGCGCCGGGCTGCTGACGATCGCGGTCGGCTTCCTCTTCAACGTCCCCTACGCGGCGACCAAGTTCATCGCCGTGGTGGCCCGCTGGAACGGCGCGAACCTGGACGGTCTGAGCACCGACGTGGCCCCTGTACTGGCCTCCGTCGGAGCCCAGGTCAGCGCGGTCGGCTTCCTGCTCCCGCTGGCCTGCCAGCGCATCGGGGACAGCTGGACCACCTGGTCGACGTACCGCCGGCTCGGGCCGCTGTGGCGCGAGCTGAGGACGGTCTCGGCACACGCGGACCACGCGGTGCGGATCTCCTGGTGGTCCTCCGCCGAACTCCAGGTCACCCAGCGCGAGTCCGACATCCACGACGGCATGCTCAGCCTGTACCCCTACTTCGACTCCGAGGTACGCTCCCTCGCCTACGACGCGGCCGTGACGGCGGGCTCCGAGCCCGCCCAGGCTCAGGCCGAGGCCGACGCGGCGATGGTGACGGCGGCGGTGCGGGCCAGGGCGGCCGACCCGGAGGGCAGGGTCATCAGCGCGGCGGAGGCAGCCCCCGCCGCTTCCGCCGAGGGTCCACGCGACCTCGTACGGATGTCGATGGCCCTGCGTCAGTCACCCGTCGTCGCGGCCGTCAAAGGACGGGCCGCGACCAGGTCAGAGAGCGACTTTCATGAGCAATCCCGCTAA
- a CDS encoding alpha/beta fold hydrolase, producing the protein MVDVPPRRPRRNPRLRSVGGAELRLQHRVVHGYRRAYRVAGEGPALVLIHGIGDSSATWADLIPDLARSHTVIAPDLLGHGSSDKPRADYSVAAYANGVRDLLTTLDIESATLVGHSLGGGVAMQFAYQFPERTERLILVSAGGVGGEVNPVLRAVSLPGAHLMLSTLRLPGMRLQVGLFLRLMRLLDTDLGQDAPELLNLVDALPDATSRSAFIRTLRAVVDWRGQAVTMLDRCYLTEGMPTMLLWGDRDSVVPVRHAYGAHQAMPGSRLEIFEGAGHFPFHSDPGRFLDLVEEFTSNTSPADWSREHWRELLRAGRPGTTAGRPDTAHNRAVERDLREASERSAT; encoded by the coding sequence GTGGTCGACGTACCGCCTCGGCGTCCGCGGCGCAATCCGCGGCTGCGCTCGGTGGGTGGCGCGGAGCTGCGTCTGCAGCACCGTGTCGTGCACGGCTACCGTCGTGCCTACCGCGTGGCCGGTGAGGGCCCCGCGCTCGTCCTGATCCACGGCATCGGCGACTCCTCGGCGACCTGGGCCGACCTGATCCCCGACCTCGCCCGCTCGCACACGGTGATCGCGCCGGACCTGCTCGGCCACGGCTCCTCCGACAAGCCGCGCGCCGACTACTCGGTGGCCGCGTACGCCAACGGGGTCCGTGATCTGCTCACCACGCTCGACATCGAGTCCGCCACCCTGGTCGGACACTCGCTCGGCGGTGGTGTCGCGATGCAGTTCGCCTACCAGTTCCCGGAGCGCACCGAACGGCTGATCCTGGTCAGCGCGGGCGGCGTCGGCGGCGAGGTCAACCCCGTACTGCGGGCCGTCTCGCTGCCGGGCGCCCACCTCATGCTCTCCACGCTGCGGCTGCCCGGCATGCGGCTCCAAGTCGGGCTGTTCCTGCGTCTGATGAGGCTCCTGGACACCGATCTGGGCCAGGACGCACCGGAGTTGCTCAACCTCGTCGACGCGCTGCCCGACGCGACCTCCCGCAGCGCGTTCATCCGCACCCTGCGGGCGGTCGTCGACTGGCGCGGGCAGGCGGTGACCATGCTCGACCGCTGCTATCTGACCGAGGGCATGCCCACGATGCTGCTCTGGGGCGACCGGGACAGCGTGGTGCCGGTGCGGCACGCGTACGGCGCGCACCAGGCCATGCCGGGCAGCCGGCTGGAGATCTTCGAGGGCGCGGGCCACTTCCCGTTCCACAGTGACCCGGGCCGTTTCCTCGACCTCGTCGAGGAGTTCACCAGCAACACCAGCCCGGCCGACTGGAGCCGCGAGCACTGGCGCGAACTGCTGCGCGCGGGCCGCCCCGGCACGACGGCCGGCCGGCCCGACACCGCCCACAACCGGGCGGTGGAGCGAGACCTGCGCGAGGCGAGCGAACGCAGCGCGACCTGA
- a CDS encoding PDC sensor domain-containing protein yields the protein MSRSPGPAGATATLDATPEAAVAAQVRSTLEAVFEAVAETRADTTARLTGVAAQGRRPATVDLAALRPGLHLRLTRQWLVSGVGFVAAPGLLSDVPAWLEWWQTGSDGDVRPLLLDLDPAHSAYSDYTHWDWFALPRDTGQRAVAGPYVDYLCSDEYSLTLSAPVQVEGRFVGVAAADVYLRHFEAAVVPLLQQLPGSAHLVNGRGRVAASADPAHLAGSLTKGPDFGAVLAGARTARHDGMRLIPCDGVPLVLVVLDP from the coding sequence ATGAGCAGGAGCCCCGGTCCGGCCGGCGCCACGGCGACGCTTGACGCGACACCGGAGGCGGCCGTCGCCGCCCAGGTCCGCTCCACCCTTGAGGCCGTGTTCGAGGCGGTTGCCGAGACCCGCGCCGACACCACGGCCCGGCTCACCGGGGTCGCCGCGCAGGGCCGTCGCCCCGCGACCGTCGACCTGGCCGCGCTGCGCCCGGGGCTTCATCTCCGGCTCACCCGGCAGTGGTTGGTGTCGGGCGTCGGATTCGTCGCCGCGCCGGGACTGCTGAGTGACGTACCGGCGTGGCTGGAGTGGTGGCAGACCGGCTCCGACGGAGACGTACGGCCGCTGCTGCTCGACCTCGACCCCGCGCACTCCGCGTACTCCGACTACACGCACTGGGACTGGTTCGCCCTCCCCCGTGACACCGGGCAGCGGGCGGTCGCCGGCCCCTATGTGGACTACCTCTGCTCCGACGAGTACAGCCTGACGCTGTCCGCACCCGTGCAGGTGGAGGGCCGGTTCGTGGGGGTCGCCGCGGCCGACGTGTATCTGCGGCACTTCGAGGCGGCGGTCGTGCCGCTGCTCCAACAGCTGCCCGGGTCCGCCCATTTGGTGAACGGGCGCGGGCGGGTGGCCGCGTCCGCCGATCCGGCGCATCTGGCCGGATCGCTCACCAAGGGCCCGGACTTCGGGGCCGTACTGGCAGGGGCGCGGACCGCGCGCCACGACGGGATGCGGCTGATCCCGTGCGACGGAGTGCCCCTCGTGCTCGTAGTACTGGACCCCTGA
- a CDS encoding ABC transporter ATP-binding protein has product MEATAIRLQGLRKAFGETTAVAGVDLDIADGEFFSMLGPSGSGKTTVLRMIAGFESPTAGRIELAGQEVTGLAPFERDVHTVFQDYALFPHMTVEQNVAYGLKVRKVPKAERLRQAREALANVRLEGFGARRPSQLSGGQRQRVALARALVGRPRVLLLDEPLGALDLKLREQMQVELKAIQREVGITFVFVTHDQEEALTMSDRIAVFNQGRIEQVGTPAEIYERPATPFVAGFVGTSNLLEGDCAQQVVGASGTYSIRPEKIRVLKESAEADEPEHSTATGTVVEVVYLGDATRFLVDLDAGGRLTALQQNLETSSEDVAAYRGTRVRLQWHHRHTFKVPAPR; this is encoded by the coding sequence ATGGAGGCAACAGCGATCCGGCTCCAGGGCCTGCGGAAGGCGTTCGGTGAGACGACCGCCGTGGCCGGAGTGGACCTGGACATCGCCGACGGTGAGTTCTTCTCGATGCTCGGCCCGTCCGGCTCGGGCAAGACGACCGTCCTGCGGATGATCGCCGGCTTCGAGAGCCCGACCGCGGGCCGGATCGAGCTGGCGGGCCAGGAGGTCACCGGGCTGGCCCCCTTCGAGCGGGACGTGCACACCGTCTTCCAGGACTACGCGCTGTTCCCGCACATGACCGTCGAGCAGAACGTCGCGTACGGCCTCAAGGTCCGCAAGGTGCCCAAGGCCGAGCGGCTCCGACAGGCCCGCGAAGCGCTCGCGAACGTACGCCTCGAAGGCTTCGGGGCCCGCCGCCCCTCCCAGCTCTCCGGCGGTCAGCGTCAGCGCGTCGCACTCGCCCGCGCCCTCGTCGGGCGCCCCCGGGTGCTGCTGCTCGACGAACCGCTCGGCGCCCTCGACCTCAAGCTGCGCGAGCAGATGCAGGTCGAACTCAAGGCGATCCAGCGCGAGGTCGGCATCACCTTCGTCTTCGTCACCCACGACCAGGAGGAGGCCCTGACGATGAGCGACCGCATCGCCGTCTTCAACCAGGGCCGCATCGAACAGGTCGGCACCCCGGCCGAGATCTACGAACGCCCCGCGACCCCCTTCGTCGCGGGCTTCGTCGGCACCTCCAACCTGCTCGAAGGCGACTGTGCGCAGCAGGTGGTGGGCGCCTCGGGCACGTACAGCATCAGGCCCGAGAAGATCCGGGTCCTCAAGGAGTCCGCCGAGGCCGACGAGCCGGAGCACTCCACCGCCACGGGCACCGTCGTCGAGGTCGTCTATCTGGGCGACGCCACCCGTTTCCTGGTGGACCTCGACGCGGGCGGACGTCTGACCGCGCTCCAGCAGAACCTGGAGACCTCCTCCGAGGACGTCGCCGCCTATCGCGGCACCCGGGTCCGGCTCCAGTGGCACCACCGTCACACCTTCAAGGTCCCCGCCCCCCGCTGA
- a CDS encoding metallophosphoesterase family protein codes for MRSTAGGHGNLLAISDLHIGYAENRALVEKMRPHTDDDWLLVAGDVSETVADIQWALETLSGRFRKVVWAPGNHELWTHPKDTVQLRGVARYEHLVAMCRELGVTTPEDPYPVWEGPGGPAVVAPLFLLYDYSFLPPGCATKDEGLAYAEGTGVICTDEHVLHPDPYPSREAWCRARVAETERRLAELPEDLPTVLVNHYPLDRHPTDVLRYPEFAMWCGTRLTADWHRRFRAQVMVYGHLHIPRTTHHEGVRFEEVSVGYPREWRPRPDPPDTLRHILPMEVGTGDRGAAPGIGRDRGDTR; via the coding sequence GTGCGGTCGACGGCCGGCGGACACGGAAACCTGCTGGCCATCAGCGACCTGCACATCGGGTACGCGGAGAACCGCGCCCTGGTCGAGAAGATGCGCCCGCACACCGACGACGACTGGCTCCTGGTGGCCGGTGACGTCTCGGAGACCGTGGCCGACATCCAGTGGGCCCTCGAAACCCTCAGCGGACGCTTCCGCAAGGTCGTCTGGGCGCCCGGCAACCACGAGCTGTGGACCCATCCCAAGGACACCGTGCAGCTGCGCGGTGTCGCCCGCTACGAGCATCTCGTCGCCATGTGCCGGGAGTTGGGTGTCACGACCCCCGAGGACCCCTACCCCGTCTGGGAAGGGCCGGGCGGCCCCGCGGTCGTCGCACCGCTCTTCCTGCTCTACGACTACTCGTTCCTGCCGCCGGGCTGCGCGACCAAGGACGAGGGCCTGGCGTACGCCGAGGGGACCGGGGTGATCTGCACCGACGAGCACGTCCTGCACCCCGACCCCTACCCGAGCCGCGAGGCCTGGTGCCGGGCCCGGGTCGCCGAGACCGAGCGCAGGCTCGCCGAGCTGCCCGAGGACCTGCCCACCGTCCTGGTCAACCACTACCCCCTGGACCGCCACCCGACCGACGTCCTGCGCTACCCCGAGTTCGCCATGTGGTGCGGCACCCGGCTGACCGCCGACTGGCACCGCCGCTTCCGCGCCCAGGTCATGGTCTACGGTCATCTGCACATCCCGCGGACCACCCACCACGAGGGCGTCCGCTTCGAAGAGGTCTCGGTGGGATACCCCCGGGAGTGGCGGCCCCGCCCCGACCCGCCGGACACCCTGCGCCACATTCTGCCGATGGAGGTCGGAACCGGTGATCGAGGAGCTGCTCCCGGAATCGGTCGTGACCGTGGAGACACACGGTGA
- a CDS encoding NAD(P)/FAD-dependent oxidoreductase produces MSNPANAAAGDRATAPRRAVVIGAGTAGLLAAAALDPYAEVTVVERDVLPDGPAPRKGLPQARHAHLLLSGGARAMEELLPGVTVAWLAAGARRIPLPTGFVSLTAQGWLRRWPEMEFMISCSRDLLDSVLRDQVATKDRVTVVDGTELLGLEGDASRVTGVRVRTRDGEQRVLPADLVVDASGRGSRSTLWLDALGVAPAPLDEVDSGLTYASRIFRAPAGTEDYPVVGVQPDPAQPVPGRSATIVPVEGGRWLVTLSGTRDGQPTDSAEEFEPFARGLRHPVVGELIAHAQPLTDVTISRSTINRRRFFEKVKGWPEGFVALGDAVATYNPVYGHGMAVAAQGALALRGQLAEHGIATPGLARRVQRAVALPVTIAWDLATGTDIRYPGAIGEQPGATRKLLGRYVERLLRTAAGRPLVAEAFLAVFTLSAPLSALVGPKVVFAVLRGPRRPPLTAPPLTAEEREAVLSAREPSGTRAVG; encoded by the coding sequence ATGAGCAATCCCGCTAACGCGGCAGCAGGCGACAGAGCTACGGCCCCCCGTCGGGCCGTCGTCATCGGCGCGGGGACGGCCGGTCTACTGGCCGCCGCCGCCCTGGACCCGTACGCCGAGGTCACCGTCGTCGAGCGCGACGTCCTGCCGGACGGGCCCGCGCCGCGCAAGGGCCTCCCGCAGGCCCGGCACGCCCATCTGCTGTTGTCCGGCGGCGCCCGTGCGATGGAGGAGCTGCTGCCGGGGGTGACCGTCGCCTGGCTCGCCGCGGGCGCCCGCCGGATCCCGCTGCCCACCGGATTCGTCTCGCTGACGGCGCAGGGCTGGCTGCGGCGCTGGCCCGAGATGGAGTTCATGATCTCGTGCAGTCGTGATCTGCTCGACTCGGTCCTGCGCGACCAGGTCGCCACGAAGGACCGGGTGACCGTCGTGGACGGCACGGAACTGCTCGGTCTGGAGGGCGACGCCTCCCGGGTGACGGGCGTGCGCGTGCGGACCCGCGACGGTGAGCAACGGGTGCTGCCTGCCGACCTGGTGGTGGACGCCTCGGGGCGCGGCTCGCGCTCCACCCTCTGGCTCGACGCGCTGGGCGTCGCACCTGCGCCGCTGGACGAGGTCGACTCCGGACTCACCTACGCCAGTCGGATCTTCCGGGCACCGGCGGGCACCGAGGACTACCCCGTGGTCGGTGTACAGCCCGACCCGGCGCAGCCCGTGCCGGGCCGGTCCGCGACGATCGTGCCCGTCGAGGGCGGGCGCTGGCTGGTGACGCTGTCGGGCACCCGCGACGGACAGCCGACCGACTCCGCCGAGGAGTTCGAGCCGTTCGCTCGCGGTCTGCGCCACCCCGTGGTGGGCGAGCTGATCGCGCACGCGCAGCCGCTGACGGACGTCACCATCAGCCGCAGCACGATCAACCGGCGGCGCTTCTTCGAAAAGGTCAAGGGCTGGCCGGAGGGGTTCGTCGCGCTCGGCGACGCCGTCGCCACCTACAACCCGGTCTACGGGCACGGCATGGCGGTGGCCGCGCAGGGCGCGCTGGCGCTGCGCGGGCAGCTCGCCGAGCACGGGATCGCGACGCCGGGGCTCGCGCGGCGGGTGCAGCGAGCGGTGGCGCTTCCGGTGACGATCGCCTGGGATCTGGCCACGGGCACGGACATCCGCTACCCGGGCGCGATCGGCGAGCAGCCCGGGGCCACGCGGAAGTTGCTGGGGCGCTATGTCGAACGGCTCCTGCGGACGGCGGCGGGACGCCCCCTGGTCGCCGAGGCGTTCCTGGCCGTGTTCACCCTCTCCGCGCCCCTGTCCGCGCTGGTCGGACCGAAGGTCGTCTTCGCCGTACTGCGGGGCCCACGCCGCCCTCCCCTGACCGCCCCGCCCCTCACGGCCGAGGAACGGGAAGCGGTTCTGAGTGCCCGGGAGCCGTCGGGAACGCGGGCGGTCGGCTGA
- a CDS encoding ABC transporter substrate-binding protein, with product MEYVVRPNRTLRTSLFSFTAVAVLLAATACGSSDSGASSATGLNPPDLKAQSKLGKTEGQVNLVAWAGYVEDGSNDPKVDWVGDFEKQTGCQVNSKVAASSDEMVKLMKTGQYDAVSASGDASLRLIASGDAAPVNTSLVPNYKDVFSGLKNGAWNSVDGKMYGIPHGRGANLLMYNTQKVTPAPTSWSAVFEDASKHKGHVTAYDSPIYIADAALYLKATKPELKIKDPYALDQKQFDAAVALLKKQSANVGEYWSDYLKEISAFKSGDSVVGTTWQVIANLAQGEGAKVKAFVPKEGATGWSDTWMISAKAKHPNCAYKWMDWIISPKVNAQVAEYFGEAPANSKACTETSDKSFCDTFHAADESYWKNIAFWNTPIEQCLDGRTDVKCVPYAKWVQAWTEIKG from the coding sequence ATGGAGTACGTCGTGCGCCCCAACCGAACCCTCCGCACCTCTCTTTTCTCGTTCACCGCCGTCGCGGTGCTCCTCGCCGCGACCGCCTGCGGGTCGTCCGACTCGGGCGCCTCCTCGGCCACCGGCCTCAACCCCCCCGACCTCAAGGCGCAGTCGAAGCTGGGCAAGACCGAGGGCCAGGTCAACCTGGTCGCCTGGGCCGGGTATGTCGAGGACGGCTCCAACGACCCCAAGGTCGACTGGGTCGGCGACTTCGAGAAGCAGACCGGCTGTCAGGTCAACTCCAAGGTCGCCGCCAGCTCCGACGAGATGGTCAAGCTGATGAAGACCGGCCAGTACGACGCCGTCTCCGCGTCCGGCGACGCGTCCCTGCGCCTCATAGCCTCCGGCGACGCGGCCCCGGTCAACACCAGCCTCGTGCCGAACTACAAGGACGTCTTCAGCGGCCTGAAGAACGGGGCCTGGAACTCCGTCGACGGCAAGATGTACGGCATCCCGCACGGCCGCGGCGCCAACCTGCTGATGTACAACACACAGAAGGTCACGCCGGCCCCCACCTCCTGGTCCGCGGTCTTCGAGGACGCCTCGAAGCACAAGGGGCACGTGACGGCGTACGACTCGCCGATCTACATCGCCGACGCGGCGCTGTATCTGAAGGCGACCAAGCCTGAGTTGAAGATCAAGGACCCCTACGCGCTGGACCAGAAGCAGTTCGACGCGGCCGTCGCGCTGCTGAAGAAGCAGAGCGCGAATGTGGGGGAGTACTGGAGCGACTACCTCAAGGAGATCTCCGCCTTCAAGAGCGGTGACTCCGTGGTCGGCACCACCTGGCAGGTCATCGCCAACCTCGCGCAGGGCGAGGGCGCCAAGGTGAAGGCCTTCGTGCCCAAGGAAGGCGCCACGGGCTGGTCGGACACCTGGATGATCTCCGCCAAGGCCAAGCACCCCAACTGCGCCTACAAATGGATGGACTGGATCATCTCGCCGAAGGTGAACGCCCAGGTCGCCGAGTACTTCGGTGAGGCCCCGGCCAACTCCAAGGCGTGCACCGAGACCAGCGACAAGTCCTTCTGTGACACCTTCCACGCGGCCGACGAGAGCTACTGGAAGAACATCGCCTTCTGGAACACGCCCATCGAGCAGTGCCTGGACGGCCGCACCGACGTGAAGTGCGTGCCGT
- a CDS encoding FadR/GntR family transcriptional regulator, which yields MVAVKQYVNNNAEGARRAVFTPVDNRARVDTVIRRLSDAIELGLLADGEQLPGEMELAGQLGVSTVTLREALMALRQQGLVTTRRGRGGGSFVSLPEEPGEERLRVRLAGWSTEELRDLGDHWAALSGAAAQLAAERTEPGDLRQLRRTLDELTSAEDAAARSRVYGRFHVELAAAAQSARLTREQVALQTEVGALLCLVLGDDAYREEVADRHRSVISAVQDGAHASARALAERCVQASTARLIALRLAMPRAASGPRPLEGVHEQEPRSGRRHGDA from the coding sequence GTGGTGGCCGTGAAGCAGTACGTGAACAACAACGCCGAGGGTGCCCGCAGAGCCGTTTTCACCCCCGTGGACAACCGCGCCCGGGTGGACACGGTCATCCGCAGGCTCAGCGACGCCATCGAGCTCGGCCTGCTCGCCGACGGGGAGCAGCTGCCCGGCGAGATGGAGCTGGCCGGTCAGCTCGGCGTCTCCACGGTCACCCTGCGCGAGGCGCTGATGGCGCTGCGCCAGCAAGGACTGGTCACCACTCGCAGGGGGCGCGGCGGCGGCAGCTTCGTCTCACTCCCCGAGGAGCCCGGCGAGGAGCGGCTCAGGGTGCGGCTGGCCGGCTGGAGCACGGAGGAACTGCGCGATCTGGGCGACCACTGGGCCGCCCTGTCGGGCGCGGCCGCCCAGCTGGCCGCGGAGCGCACGGAGCCGGGCGATCTACGGCAACTGCGGCGCACACTGGATGAGTTGACGTCCGCCGAGGACGCCGCGGCGCGCAGCCGGGTCTACGGCCGGTTTCACGTCGAGCTCGCCGCGGCGGCCCAGTCCGCCCGGCTGACCCGCGAGCAGGTCGCGCTCCAGACGGAGGTGGGGGCACTGTTGTGTCTCGTGCTCGGGGACGACGCATATCGTGAAGAAGTCGCAGACCGTCACCGCTCCGTAATCTCGGCCGTGCAAGATGGAGCCCACGCATCGGCCAGAGCGCTGGCCGAGCGGTGCGTCCAAGCCTCGACGGCACGGCTCATCGCCCTCCGCCTCGCGATGCCGCGCGCCGCGTCCGGTCCCCGTCCGCTGGAGGGCGTCCATGAGCAGGAGCCCCGGTCCGGCCGGCGCCACGGCGACGCTTGA
- a CDS encoding helix-turn-helix domain-containing protein — protein sequence MTDGFEVPGATATVLLPAVVARVTALADRLDVQHSEVFDVQRLSAESGVPQPVVRALLSGRPAGEPDLQARFLQRLDLLRRTRLKPNGRKYTQQEIADGAGMSRQQAGALINGDRRPTMEHCDAIQRFFRVHAGFLTAEDSEALVGALQRSEQELLQQLADREREAAAAADDPLERLLQDHGVRGIAWRAAQLPTDQHRDKVAEWLDMLLESVKRPES from the coding sequence GTGACGGATGGCTTCGAAGTTCCGGGCGCCACGGCGACGGTTCTGCTGCCGGCCGTCGTGGCCCGGGTCACCGCACTCGCCGACCGGCTCGATGTGCAGCACTCCGAGGTTTTCGACGTCCAGCGCCTGTCGGCCGAGTCCGGCGTCCCCCAACCCGTGGTGCGGGCCCTGCTGAGCGGTCGCCCCGCCGGGGAGCCCGATCTGCAGGCCCGCTTCCTCCAGCGCCTGGACCTGTTGCGCCGCACCCGGCTCAAGCCCAATGGGCGCAAATACACCCAACAGGAGATCGCCGACGGCGCCGGGATGTCGCGTCAACAGGCGGGCGCCCTCATCAACGGCGACCGGCGCCCCACCATGGAGCACTGCGACGCCATCCAGCGCTTCTTCCGGGTGCATGCGGGGTTCCTGACGGCCGAGGACTCCGAGGCGCTCGTGGGTGCCCTGCAGCGCTCGGAGCAGGAGCTGCTGCAACAGCTCGCCGACCGTGAGCGCGAGGCGGCCGCGGCCGCCGACGACCCGTTGGAACGGCTGCTCCAGGACCACGGTGTCCGCGGAATCGCCTGGCGGGCTGCGCAGTTGCCCACCGACCAGCACCGCGACAAGGTCGCCGAGTGGCTGGACATGCTCTTGGAGAGCGTCAAGCGGCCCGAGTCGTGA
- a CDS encoding toxin-antitoxin system, toxin component produces MRRLCGELVAELSLPAPAEPADLYAALCDAMSRRRGRPVQFRTAAFPPGTASGLWLDMADQDLVVIEERTAPDHQLVILGHELWHMKAGHCSHHVEGAAVAARLLSDTADLQATVLRVAARTRFDLADEKEAESFGLLLASKCRTWLAGSPLRGPVSRDGLAGRIEASLGYRGPQG; encoded by the coding sequence ATGCGCCGCCTGTGCGGCGAGTTGGTCGCGGAGCTCTCGCTCCCGGCACCGGCGGAACCCGCCGACCTGTACGCCGCCCTGTGCGACGCCATGAGCAGACGCCGCGGCCGTCCCGTCCAGTTCCGCACGGCCGCGTTCCCGCCCGGCACAGCCAGCGGGCTGTGGCTCGACATGGCCGACCAGGACCTCGTCGTCATCGAGGAACGCACCGCCCCCGACCACCAGTTGGTGATCCTCGGCCACGAGCTGTGGCACATGAAGGCCGGGCACTGCAGTCACCACGTCGAGGGCGCCGCCGTCGCGGCCCGCTTACTCAGCGACACCGCCGATCTGCAGGCGACCGTCCTGAGGGTCGCCGCGCGCACCCGCTTCGACCTCGCGGACGAGAAGGAAGCCGAGAGCTTCGGCCTGCTGCTCGCCAGCAAGTGCCGTACCTGGCTGGCCGGTTCGCCACTGCGCGGGCCGGTGAGCCGGGACGGTCTGGCCGGCCGCATCGAGGCGTCCCTGGGGTACCGCGGACCGCAGGGCTGA
- a CDS encoding 4'-phosphopantetheinyl transferase family protein has translation MIEELLPESVVTVETHGDDQDWGAPLYPGEQQLVARSVEKRRREFAAVRACARRAMEKLGVPAQAVLRGEHGAPVWPDGLIGSMTHCEGYCAASLVRATDLASLGIDAEPHEELPDDVIASVALSTENDRLRELARRDASVHWDRLLFSAKESVYKAWYPLTGKWLDFFEADIELFADDGPIRSGGLRAELLVPGPLVDGRRIQSFEGRWTVRRGLLATAVTVPHTGADAA, from the coding sequence GTGATCGAGGAGCTGCTCCCGGAATCGGTCGTGACCGTGGAGACACACGGTGACGACCAGGACTGGGGCGCGCCGCTGTACCCCGGGGAGCAGCAACTCGTGGCGCGGTCCGTGGAGAAGCGGCGCCGTGAGTTCGCTGCCGTGCGCGCCTGCGCCCGCCGGGCCATGGAGAAGCTCGGCGTGCCCGCGCAGGCCGTCCTGCGCGGCGAGCACGGGGCGCCCGTCTGGCCCGACGGGCTGATCGGCAGCATGACGCACTGCGAGGGCTACTGCGCCGCCTCCCTCGTCCGCGCCACCGACCTGGCCTCCCTGGGCATCGACGCCGAACCCCACGAGGAACTCCCCGACGACGTCATCGCCTCCGTGGCCCTGTCCACGGAGAACGACCGGCTGCGCGAGCTGGCGCGGCGGGACGCCTCCGTGCACTGGGACCGGCTGCTTTTCAGCGCCAAGGAGTCCGTCTACAAGGCGTGGTACCCCCTCACCGGAAAGTGGCTGGACTTCTTCGAAGCGGACATCGAACTCTTCGCGGACGACGGCCCCATACGCTCCGGCGGCCTGCGCGCCGAACTCCTCGTGCCGGGACCGCTGGTGGACGGGCGACGCATACAGTCCTTCGAAGGACGCTGGACCGTGCGACGAGGCCTGCTGGCCACGGCCGTCACCGTCCCGCACACCGGGGCCGACGCGGCCTAG